The following coding sequences are from one Paenibacillus sp. JDR-2 window:
- a CDS encoding fused response regulator/phosphatase: MSIIIVDDNTTNQLIIQTILKKAGYQNLLTASSAHELYDMLGIGGSTTSADLDVELILMDMMMPDIDGIEACRTVLQDCRYKDIPIIFVTAVGDSNKMAEALDAGACDYVMKPINRMELLARIRSSMRLKQEIDRHKERDKNMRYNLELAKQVQLSVLSTEIDDENMRINAAYQPSSELAGDFYNWYRIDKNRYGVILLDMMGHGISSSLVCMYISSVLRDTITRMNDMEQVMHELNRYMNQLHIKDELMNYYFTAIYLVLDVENKTIEYVNAGHPPGIAFLDGKPALLEPCCSAIGLFNKLKLSKGSLQYEREAGIVLYTDGLTDGLAAITGEEPSYDTLIDLMRNKDQLDPSGLVATMIPQDSGTVQKDDICLVTLYTK; the protein is encoded by the coding sequence ATGAGTATTATCATTGTTGACGATAACACGACCAACCAGCTTATCATACAGACCATCCTGAAAAAGGCCGGTTATCAGAATCTATTAACGGCCTCGTCAGCCCATGAACTTTACGATATGCTTGGCATAGGAGGCTCCACTACTTCAGCAGACCTCGATGTCGAGTTAATTCTAATGGATATGATGATGCCGGATATCGACGGCATTGAAGCATGCCGCACGGTATTGCAGGACTGCCGTTACAAAGACATTCCCATCATCTTCGTAACCGCGGTTGGCGATTCGAACAAAATGGCCGAAGCCCTCGATGCCGGAGCCTGCGATTACGTCATGAAGCCGATCAACCGGATGGAGCTGCTTGCCCGTATCCGTTCGTCCATGCGGCTGAAGCAGGAAATCGACCGTCACAAAGAACGCGACAAAAATATGAGATACAATCTGGAGCTGGCCAAGCAGGTGCAGCTTAGCGTGCTCAGCACGGAGATTGACGACGAGAATATGCGAATTAACGCGGCCTATCAGCCCTCTTCCGAGCTGGCGGGGGATTTCTACAACTGGTATCGGATTGACAAGAACCGATATGGCGTGATCCTTCTGGATATGATGGGCCACGGCATCTCCTCTTCCCTTGTCTGCATGTATATCTCGTCCGTACTCCGGGATACGATAACGCGCATGAACGATATGGAGCAGGTGATGCATGAGCTCAACCGCTATATGAATCAGCTGCATATTAAGGATGAGCTGATGAACTACTATTTTACCGCCATCTATTTGGTGCTTGATGTGGAGAACAAAACGATTGAATACGTAAATGCCGGCCATCCCCCGGGAATTGCCTTCCTGGACGGCAAGCCCGCCCTGTTAGAACCTTGCTGCAGCGCTATTGGTTTGTTTAATAAGCTGAAGCTAAGCAAAGGCAGTCTTCAATATGAGCGGGAAGCCGGAATTGTCTTGTATACGGACGGATTAACTGACGGTTTAGCTGCGATAACCGGTGAAGAACCCTCCTACGATACGTTAATCGATTTGATGAGAAATAAAGATCAATTAGATCCATCCGGGCTGGTAGCAACCATGATCCCTCAGGACAGCGGCACCGTGCAGAAGGACGATATTTGCCTTGTTACCTTATATACGAAATAA
- a CDS encoding carbohydrate ABC transporter permease, translated as MNSSLYSDKSKPVLSPASAATPGSRINAGMLRRMREHLLGYLFLAPSVAIFILFFFYPMARSVYLSFQLTDPRGRVAAYAGWDNYSRMMESSAFWNSLWITVKFTLMTVPAGLVLGLLCASLVHSAGKGSKLFRFIFSLPLALSVGTASILWMILYHPSLGMLNYLLGQIGFGQVQWLTDPGAALDSVSLMTVWMNSGFPFVLLLAAIQGLDNDVMDSSRIDGASMWRTFFSIKLPLLSPTLFFLAVVSIMSAFQSFGQINILTRGGPAGSTDVLVYSIYREAFINYQFGTGSALAIVLFILMLLLTAVQFLVLGKKVHYQ; from the coding sequence ATGAATTCGTCACTCTATTCAGACAAATCAAAGCCGGTCTTGTCTCCGGCATCCGCGGCAACACCTGGCAGCCGGATCAACGCAGGCATGCTGAGAAGAATGCGGGAGCATCTCCTCGGTTACCTGTTTCTGGCGCCAAGCGTGGCTATATTCATCCTGTTCTTCTTTTATCCGATGGCTCGCTCCGTCTATTTGAGCTTTCAGCTTACCGATCCCCGCGGCAGGGTTGCCGCATATGCGGGCTGGGACAATTATTCGCGGATGATGGAATCGTCCGCCTTCTGGAACAGTCTCTGGATCACGGTAAAATTCACTTTAATGACAGTGCCAGCCGGTCTAGTTCTCGGCTTGCTATGCGCCAGTCTTGTCCATTCCGCGGGCAAAGGGAGCAAGCTGTTCCGCTTTATCTTCTCGCTCCCGCTGGCCCTATCTGTCGGAACGGCATCTATTCTATGGATGATTCTGTACCATCCGTCGCTTGGCATGCTCAACTATTTGCTTGGGCAGATCGGCTTTGGACAAGTCCAATGGCTGACCGATCCGGGTGCGGCGCTTGATTCCGTCTCGCTTATGACCGTATGGATGAACTCCGGTTTTCCGTTCGTTCTGCTTCTGGCAGCTATTCAAGGGCTGGATAACGATGTCATGGACAGCTCGAGAATTGATGGCGCCTCGATGTGGAGAACGTTTTTCTCGATCAAGCTGCCGCTGCTGTCGCCAACGCTTTTCTTTCTTGCGGTTGTATCGATTATGAGCGCCTTCCAGTCCTTTGGACAAATCAATATCCTTACACGGGGTGGTCCGGCCGGTTCAACGGATGTGCTGGTGTACTCCATCTACCGGGAAGCATTTATTAACTACCAGTTCGGTACCGGCAGCGCGCTGGCGATTGTCCTGTTTATTCTGATGCTTCTGCTGACGGCTGTACAATTCCTTGTTCTTGGAAAGAAGGTGCATTACCAGTGA
- a CDS encoding IS3 family transposase: MRNVLDRNFEALQPNQKWLIDVTQDRVKDSWLYLSTIKDLCQNEIVAYNMSLRNDKDLVLQTFSKSFEKEKDVTGLIVHSDQGSQYTSYDYHDMLPKVGAQISMSRRGNCYDNASMESFFSHLKTEALYPYDIRSIEEAQSRIEEYIHFYNNHHPQRKLNKLSPAQYRKQLIG, encoded by the coding sequence GTGAGAAATGTGCTGGATCGCAATTTTGAAGCACTTCAACCTAATCAGAAGTGGCTCATAGACGTTACGCAAGACCGAGTGAAAGATAGCTGGTTGTACCTCTCTACTATCAAAGACTTGTGTCAAAACGAAATCGTCGCCTACAACATGAGTTTACGCAATGATAAGGATCTTGTACTCCAAACGTTTTCCAAATCATTTGAGAAGGAAAAGGACGTGACTGGGCTGATCGTTCACAGCGATCAGGGATCCCAGTACACGTCCTACGACTACCACGACATGCTGCCAAAGGTTGGCGCCCAAATCAGCATGTCTCGACGAGGCAATTGTTACGACAATGCCTCAATGGAGAGCTTCTTCTCCCATTTGAAGACAGAAGCACTCTATCCTTATGATATCCGATCCATCGAGGAAGCACAAAGCAGAATTGAAGAATATATCCATTTTTATAACAATCATCATCCGCAAAGAAAATTAAATAAGCTGTCTCCGGCTCAATACCGGAAACAGCTTATTGGATAG
- a CDS encoding general stress protein, with amino-acid sequence MTTQTMTTRVHTVNNMLEVQEQVHRFERDGYARENIFVLTHDKDRTERIAKNTNAEQISVAAEGVGTAIANIFRSTGNELRAKMRSLGISKQYAEHLEKEMDRDKILVIAWGGKEYKDDEYDSSVYYYPEYRL; translated from the coding sequence ATGACAACTCAAACCATGACGACAAGAGTACACACGGTCAACAATATGCTGGAGGTACAGGAGCAGGTTCACCGCTTCGAACGCGACGGATATGCGAGAGAGAACATCTTTGTACTGACTCACGATAAAGACCGCACGGAGCGCATTGCCAAAAATACCAATGCCGAGCAAATCAGCGTAGCCGCGGAAGGCGTCGGAACGGCTATAGCCAATATTTTCCGATCCACCGGCAATGAGCTCCGCGCCAAGATGAGATCGCTTGGGATCTCGAAGCAATACGCGGAGCATCTGGAAAAAGAGATGGACAGGGATAAAATTCTCGTTATCGCTTGGGGCGGCAAAGAGTACAAGGATGATGAATACGACTCTTCCGTCTACTATTACCCGGAATACCGCTTATAA
- a CDS encoding galactose ABC transporter substrate-binding protein — MKKKKWIPAVCAGALAVTVLAACGNNGGENANQNAAANNSKATAVNNTAAESPAVKKEPTVGVAIYKFDDTFMTGVRNAIEAASQGVAKVDIVDSQNSQPTQNDKVDLFITKKYNAMAINAVDRTAASMIIDKAKSANTPVVFFNREPLAEDMNKWDLVYYVGAKAEESGTMSGELIIDYWKAHPEMDKNKDGKLQYIMLKGEPGHQDAELRTKYSIQAITDAGIGVEKLAEDTAMWDRVKAQDKMATFLSAHGDKIEAVLANNDDMALGAIEALKAAGYFKDGKFMPVVGVDATAAALQALSEGTLLGTVLNDAKNQGAATLKLAAALANGETPSKVNTGFDITDSKYVWVPYKKITKDNMSDAQ, encoded by the coding sequence ATGAAGAAGAAAAAATGGATTCCAGCAGTATGTGCAGGTGCGTTAGCAGTTACCGTGTTAGCTGCTTGCGGTAACAATGGCGGGGAAAATGCAAACCAAAACGCTGCAGCAAACAACAGTAAAGCCACCGCGGTTAACAACACGGCTGCTGAAAGTCCAGCCGTCAAGAAAGAGCCGACAGTTGGCGTTGCCATCTACAAATTCGACGATACGTTCATGACCGGTGTGCGTAACGCTATTGAAGCAGCGTCTCAGGGAGTTGCAAAGGTCGATATTGTTGACAGCCAAAACTCTCAACCTACACAAAACGATAAGGTCGATTTGTTTATTACGAAGAAGTACAATGCAATGGCAATTAATGCGGTTGACCGCACAGCTGCAAGCATGATTATTGACAAGGCAAAATCAGCAAATACGCCAGTAGTATTCTTCAATCGTGAGCCGCTCGCAGAGGATATGAATAAATGGGATCTAGTTTATTACGTAGGCGCTAAGGCTGAAGAGTCCGGCACAATGTCAGGTGAACTCATTATTGATTACTGGAAGGCTCATCCGGAAATGGACAAAAACAAGGATGGAAAGCTGCAGTACATTATGCTGAAGGGCGAACCAGGTCATCAAGATGCAGAACTCCGCACAAAGTACTCCATTCAAGCTATTACGGATGCTGGAATCGGAGTTGAGAAGCTCGCTGAAGATACAGCAATGTGGGATCGTGTAAAAGCACAGGACAAAATGGCAACGTTCCTCTCTGCACACGGCGATAAAATCGAAGCTGTGTTGGCAAATAACGATGATATGGCACTAGGCGCAATCGAAGCTCTTAAAGCTGCAGGCTACTTTAAAGATGGTAAGTTTATGCCGGTAGTTGGCGTTGATGCAACGGCAGCAGCCCTTCAAGCCCTCTCCGAAGGAACTTTGCTCGGTACGGTATTAAATGATGCGAAGAACCAAGGTGCAGCTACATTAAAACTTGCTGCAGCTCTTGCGAATGGTGAAACACCGTCCAAAGTAAACACGGGATTTGATATTACGGATAGCAAGTACGTTTGGGTTCCTTATAAAAAAATTACAAAAGACAATATGAGCGACGCGCAGTAA
- a CDS encoding STAS domain-containing protein, whose protein sequence is MKSQQFQIEQEETNDSYILSLGGELDLSVVTQLRAALEPLMERTDRGLVLNLRDLKYIDSTGIGIIVSVLKYRDGINAPFSVQDIPPSIQRLFDLTGISGYLSEGTKG, encoded by the coding sequence ATGAAGTCTCAGCAATTCCAGATTGAGCAAGAAGAAACAAACGACAGCTACATTTTATCGCTTGGCGGAGAGCTTGACCTATCGGTCGTTACTCAGCTTAGAGCCGCATTGGAGCCGCTGATGGAGCGGACGGACCGCGGTCTCGTGCTTAATCTTCGCGATTTGAAATATATCGACAGTACGGGCATCGGCATTATCGTATCCGTGCTGAAATACCGCGACGGCATTAATGCGCCATTCTCGGTCCAAGATATTCCCCCGTCCATTCAACGATTGTTTGATTTGACGGGCATATCCGGTTACTTATCGGAAGGGACAAAGGGATAA
- a CDS encoding helix-turn-helix domain-containing protein, producing MAKKGQKFQTYSFETKKKAIEMRLQGITVVKIAEELGIVDVGRVKTWMRRYKQTGEFGLSDTRGKRKEYVDENRYVKRLEMENAVLKKWLAITKAEVYQKSVGSLKSSESIPPLQIFVKKSVSPRADSMPILNEEP from the coding sequence ATGGCGAAAAAAGGGCAAAAGTTTCAAACGTACAGCTTTGAAACGAAGAAGAAGGCAATTGAGATGCGACTTCAAGGAATAACGGTAGTGAAAATCGCAGAAGAGTTAGGGATAGTTGATGTTGGAAGAGTGAAGACCTGGATGCGTAGGTACAAACAGACGGGAGAATTCGGCCTATCAGATACGCGAGGAAAGCGGAAAGAATATGTCGACGAGAACCGTTATGTTAAGCGGCTCGAAATGGAGAATGCCGTTCTAAAAAAGTGGTTGGCCATTACGAAGGCGGAGGTGTACCAGAAAAGTGTAGGCTCGTTGAAGAGCTCAGAGAGCATTCCACCGTTACAGATCTTTGTAAAGAAGTCGGTCTCTCCAAGAGCGGATTCTATGCCTATCTTAAACGAAGAGCCGTAG
- a CDS encoding DUF1328 domain-containing protein: MLGWALLFFIFAIVAGLFGFLGIASALAGIAKILFVVFIVLFIASLILGRRRA; this comes from the coding sequence ATGTTAGGATGGGCTCTACTCTTCTTCATCTTCGCAATCGTCGCCGGCCTGTTCGGATTCCTGGGCATCGCCTCCGCACTCGCGGGTATTGCGAAAATCCTATTCGTGGTCTTTATCGTCCTCTTTATCGCATCTCTGATACTGGGACGAAGACGAGCATAA
- a CDS encoding ATP-binding protein: protein MIRLQIPSHADYIDIVRVCLYGIASKLNFSYEDIEDMKVAVSEACTNAVLHGGSEREEGSLIDITFQPSEAGITIIVKNDGPPFEHSETGTDSPPLQGIEISELPVGGLGIYLMEALMDEVSVQSTDSSTEVILTKYVSE from the coding sequence ATGATACGATTACAAATCCCTTCCCATGCCGATTATATCGATATCGTAAGAGTATGCCTTTACGGTATTGCGTCCAAGCTGAATTTTTCCTATGAAGACATCGAAGATATGAAGGTCGCGGTATCCGAGGCTTGTACGAATGCCGTACTGCATGGAGGCTCCGAGAGGGAAGAAGGCAGCCTGATTGACATTACGTTTCAGCCATCAGAGGCGGGGATCACGATTATTGTCAAAAATGACGGCCCTCCATTCGAGCATTCCGAAACCGGAACTGACAGCCCTCCCCTGCAAGGGATCGAAATCAGCGAGCTGCCGGTTGGCGGCCTCGGCATTTATCTGATGGAGGCTCTCATGGATGAAGTATCGGTGCAGTCGACTGACAGCAGCACCGAAGTGATTCTTACCAAATATGTGAGCGAATAA
- a CDS encoding glycerophosphodiester phosphodiesterase, with translation MSREIEHNIHASGPIVIGHRGAAGEAPENTLASFRLAAEQGSHMVELDIHLSEDGKLIVCHDDTLDRTTDGSGAIRLLHSEVIRKADAGSWFSPSFAGEKVPFLEEVYDLLPEHIEINVEVKDSAGALLDQVLLDYLRGEGRLERTVVSSFDHKLLLRLKQAEPELRIGLLYAADLIHHASYAALLETEVWSLHPHHGHIGAQDTEDALAAGLQIYPYTANHPFEWDKLISIGVTGIITDFPGLLNEHLNRS, from the coding sequence ATGTCGAGGGAAATCGAGCACAATATTCATGCAAGCGGCCCAATTGTAATTGGCCATAGAGGCGCAGCAGGAGAAGCGCCGGAGAATACGCTTGCGAGCTTCAGGCTTGCGGCCGAGCAAGGCAGCCATATGGTAGAGCTGGATATTCACTTGTCGGAGGACGGCAAGCTCATTGTCTGCCATGACGATACGCTGGACCGGACGACGGACGGCTCTGGAGCGATCCGCTTGCTGCATTCGGAAGTCATCCGCAAGGCGGATGCGGGAAGTTGGTTCTCGCCTTCTTTTGCCGGTGAGAAAGTCCCGTTCCTGGAGGAAGTATACGATTTACTGCCGGAACACATCGAAATCAATGTCGAAGTCAAGGATTCCGCAGGCGCCCTTCTCGATCAGGTACTGCTGGATTATCTCCGCGGCGAAGGCCGACTGGAGCGCACGGTTGTCTCTTCCTTCGACCATAAGCTGCTTCTCAGACTGAAGCAGGCGGAGCCGGAGCTCCGCATCGGACTTCTCTATGCCGCCGATCTCATCCATCATGCTTCGTACGCAGCGCTTCTGGAGACGGAGGTATGGTCGCTTCACCCCCATCATGGCCATATCGGAGCTCAGGATACCGAAGACGCACTCGCCGCGGGACTTCAAATCTATCCTTACACGGCGAATCATCCCTTCGAATGGGACAAGCTGATCTCCATCGGCGTAACGGGCATCATTACTGATTTTCCGGGTCTCTTGAACGAACATCTTAATCGTAGTTAA
- a CDS encoding sugar ABC transporter ATP-binding protein, giving the protein MMTSPYVLEMEGITKEFPGVKALDQVTIQIRPGTVHALMGENGAGKSTLMKCLFGIYTPDAGEIRLNGEEINLPDSRSALDKGITMIHQELHPVPRRSVMENLWLGRFPMRGIQPFRFVDGKKMYRDTEKLFKDLDMDIAPDQIVGDLSVSKIQSIEIAKAVSYNAKVIIMDEPTSSLTGNEVEQLFKIIEDLKARGVSIIYISHKMEEILRISDDVTIMRDGRKVGTWPAKELTMDLIISRMVGRDLTQRFPVRENVPGETLLKVEGLTSPFVQSFKDISFELRQGEILGIGGLVGAQRTELMEALFGLRSVSSGTIFLRGKRVKINRPTDAIRNKLALLTEERRVTGIFPVLSVLENTVISNQKSYVKYGWLNESKRREDTDRHINRLAVKTPSMKTLIRNLSGGNQQKVLLARWLLTRPDILLLDEPTRGIDVGAKFEIYSIIADLAAIGKSIIMISSEMPELLGMSDRIMVMCEGRVTGIVEGNTANEEQIMRLAAQHKS; this is encoded by the coding sequence ATGATGACTTCACCATATGTACTGGAAATGGAAGGGATAACGAAAGAGTTTCCAGGTGTAAAGGCGCTTGATCAAGTTACCATACAGATCCGGCCGGGCACCGTTCATGCTTTAATGGGCGAGAATGGCGCGGGCAAATCAACTCTCATGAAATGTTTATTTGGTATATATACACCAGATGCAGGAGAAATCCGGCTAAATGGGGAGGAAATCAACCTTCCGGATTCCCGTTCAGCTTTAGATAAAGGGATTACGATGATCCATCAGGAATTGCATCCCGTACCTCGCAGAAGTGTGATGGAGAATCTGTGGTTGGGACGTTTTCCAATGCGCGGCATTCAACCCTTTCGTTTTGTTGACGGCAAAAAAATGTACCGCGACACAGAAAAACTATTTAAGGACTTGGATATGGATATCGCTCCAGACCAGATTGTTGGAGATTTATCCGTATCAAAAATACAGTCCATCGAAATTGCTAAAGCGGTTTCTTATAATGCAAAAGTTATTATTATGGATGAACCAACATCCTCACTTACGGGAAACGAGGTTGAGCAGTTATTTAAGATAATTGAAGACCTTAAAGCACGTGGCGTTTCGATCATTTATATCTCGCACAAAATGGAAGAGATATTGAGAATTTCTGATGATGTTACGATTATGCGAGATGGTCGGAAGGTAGGGACTTGGCCGGCTAAAGAACTGACAATGGATCTAATTATATCCCGAATGGTTGGCCGAGACTTAACACAACGTTTCCCCGTTCGTGAGAACGTACCGGGTGAAACACTGCTAAAAGTAGAGGGATTAACCTCACCGTTCGTCCAATCTTTTAAGGACATTTCCTTTGAATTAAGGCAAGGTGAAATTTTAGGTATTGGCGGATTGGTAGGGGCTCAGCGTACGGAGTTAATGGAAGCTTTGTTCGGACTAAGATCTGTTTCATCCGGAACGATTTTTCTTCGAGGCAAGAGGGTCAAGATTAATCGACCAACCGATGCCATTCGAAACAAGCTGGCTTTATTGACGGAGGAGCGGCGTGTAACCGGTATATTTCCTGTACTATCCGTATTGGAAAATACGGTTATCTCAAACCAGAAGAGTTATGTGAAATACGGATGGCTAAACGAAAGCAAACGCCGTGAGGATACGGACCGTCATATCAATCGACTTGCGGTTAAGACCCCTTCGATGAAGACGTTAATTCGGAATTTATCCGGCGGTAATCAGCAAAAGGTACTGCTTGCGAGGTGGTTGTTGACACGGCCAGATATTTTATTATTGGATGAGCCGACACGAGGTATTGATGTCGGTGCAAAGTTTGAAATTTACTCGATCATAGCCGATTTGGCCGCCATCGGAAAGAGCATTATTATGATTTCGTCAGAGATGCCTGAATTGCTAGGAATGTCGGATCGAATCATGGTCATGTGCGAAGGCAGAGTAACCGGCATTGTGGAAGGTAATACGGCAAATGAAGAACAGATTATGAGGCTTGCGGCTCAACATAAGTCTTAA
- a CDS encoding ABC transporter substrate-binding protein produces MKRYKHISILTTIMISCVLLTSCSHFGNANVSNGYDNALDITEDKKVDDAPYLPLKDQMEIMTWWTGAGDEAGYKALLQSFKEKYPSISLFSSAVEGGAGMNARIVLDRRMDEGNPPDTFQANQRSIRAWAGKNKLSPLTELYKQENWLNKFPKQILDELSMNGEIYAVPLDIHRTNILWYNRKIFEELNLKVPETIEELIEVGNKIKRNGVTPLAYWTESSLLTNVLLGTLGIDNYMKVNKGELDPHSQEIGIAFNNMERLTELTDPIYQEQTWPEEAQSFLNGSVAMLLMGDWVKGNFDLQKDSFPGIDYGWLAFPGTKGAFVATIDAFGLTAQGKNQESTTQWLKFLGSSEGQDAFNPLKGSTPPRLDADISKYDSYGQESISDFKESLSRSHVLFKGLSGNIYELYQISKKNK; encoded by the coding sequence ATGAAGCGATATAAACATATATCTATTCTTACTACTATTATGATTTCTTGTGTACTTCTTACAAGCTGCTCTCATTTTGGTAACGCCAATGTAAGCAATGGTTATGACAATGCTCTGGATATTACGGAAGATAAGAAAGTAGATGACGCTCCCTACTTACCGCTAAAAGATCAAATGGAAATTATGACATGGTGGACAGGTGCAGGAGATGAAGCTGGATATAAAGCTCTTCTTCAATCCTTTAAGGAAAAGTATCCTAGCATATCTTTATTTTCTTCTGCAGTTGAAGGCGGAGCAGGTATGAACGCGCGCATTGTTCTTGATCGAAGGATGGATGAAGGGAACCCTCCCGATACTTTTCAGGCTAATCAAAGGTCTATTCGGGCTTGGGCAGGAAAAAATAAGCTGTCCCCATTAACAGAGCTCTATAAGCAAGAAAATTGGCTGAATAAGTTCCCAAAACAAATATTGGACGAGCTCAGTATGAATGGAGAAATCTACGCTGTTCCACTAGATATCCATAGAACGAATATATTGTGGTACAATAGAAAAATTTTTGAGGAATTAAACTTGAAAGTTCCGGAAACGATTGAAGAGTTAATTGAAGTTGGAAATAAAATTAAAAGAAATGGAGTAACTCCGTTAGCCTATTGGACGGAATCTAGTTTGTTGACTAATGTTTTATTAGGTACGTTAGGAATTGATAACTACATGAAGGTTAATAAAGGCGAGCTGGATCCTCATAGCCAAGAGATAGGTATTGCTTTTAATAACATGGAAAGATTAACAGAATTGACCGATCCTATTTATCAAGAACAAACTTGGCCGGAGGAAGCACAGTCTTTCTTGAATGGAAGTGTAGCTATGCTGCTAATGGGGGACTGGGTGAAAGGTAATTTTGACTTACAAAAGGATTCTTTCCCGGGTATTGATTACGGTTGGCTGGCATTCCCAGGGACGAAGGGAGCCTTTGTAGCGACAATTGATGCATTTGGATTGACAGCACAAGGGAAAAATCAAGAGTCTACAACCCAGTGGCTTAAGTTTTTGGGCTCGTCGGAAGGGCAGGATGCATTTAATCCGCTCAAGGGCTCAACTCCTCCTCGTCTAGATGCGGACATTAGCAAGTATGATTCTTACGGGCAAGAATCTATCAGTGATTTTAAAGAAAGCTTAAGTCGTTCCCATGTACTATTTAAGGGGCTAAGCGGGAATATATATGAGCTGTACCAAATTTCGAAAAAAAACAAATAA
- a CDS encoding IS3 family transposase: MIRTTYERYKGIYGYRQIQLFMYQNHQVWMNHKKILRLMREMGLQAKIRRKFRHHRSWSLGD, translated from the coding sequence ATCATTCGCACCACGTATGAACGCTACAAAGGTATTTACGGCTACAGGCAAATTCAATTGTTTATGTACCAAAATCATCAGGTATGGATGAACCACAAGAAGATCCTACGTCTCATGCGGGAAATGGGGCTACAAGCTAAAATACGCCGCAAATTCCGTCATCATCGATCTTGGAGCCTAGGCGACTGA
- the mglC gene encoding galactose/methyl galactoside ABC transporter permease MglC: MSVNVKKVSNFLTNNAIYVVLVVIFIGITISNPDFLSLSTLTNILHQNATKAIIALGAAFVLITGGVDLSAGRVVGLSAVVSASMVQMSNYPQKFFPHLAELPVIVPVLLAVLCGLVVGLINGLVISKLHVPPFITTLGTMVIVLGVNSLYFDMDPNNSQPIGGLRSSFTKWGTGSFSIGSFNLPYLVIIAIVVAIICWIVFNKTRLGKNMFAIGGNVQAAHVSGINVGRNLLWIYGIAGALYGLAGVLEAAKSGGASSAYGNMYELDAIAACVVGGVSTTGGIGTVPGVMAGVLIFGVINYGLTFIGVGPYFQLIIKGAIIVAAVAIDARKFVAKK; the protein is encoded by the coding sequence ATGAGCGTAAATGTGAAAAAGGTAAGCAATTTCTTGACCAATAACGCTATTTATGTCGTGCTGGTCGTTATTTTTATTGGGATTACAATCTCTAACCCAGACTTCTTGTCCTTAAGTACCCTGACGAATATTCTACACCAGAATGCAACAAAAGCTATTATTGCGCTGGGTGCCGCTTTCGTACTGATTACAGGCGGAGTGGATTTATCCGCCGGGCGAGTGGTTGGACTTTCCGCCGTCGTATCTGCCTCAATGGTACAGATGTCCAACTACCCGCAAAAGTTTTTCCCGCACTTGGCTGAATTACCGGTTATTGTACCGGTACTGCTGGCTGTCTTATGCGGTTTAGTTGTAGGTCTTATTAACGGTTTGGTCATTTCTAAATTACATGTGCCTCCGTTTATTACGACATTAGGTACAATGGTTATTGTTCTTGGTGTTAACTCTCTTTACTTTGACATGGATCCTAATAACTCTCAGCCAATTGGCGGATTGCGTTCCAGCTTTACGAAGTGGGGGACGGGGAGCTTTAGCATTGGTTCATTTAATTTGCCTTATCTTGTTATCATTGCGATTGTTGTGGCCATTATCTGTTGGATTGTCTTTAATAAAACGAGACTTGGCAAAAACATGTTTGCAATTGGCGGAAACGTACAAGCAGCTCATGTATCTGGGATTAACGTAGGACGCAATCTGCTTTGGATTTATGGCATCGCTGGCGCCCTTTATGGACTTGCAGGTGTTCTTGAAGCTGCAAAATCCGGTGGTGCTTCTAGTGCCTATGGTAATATGTATGAACTCGATGCCATTGCAGCTTGTGTAGTTGGCGGGGTATCTACGACAGGCGGCATAGGTACGGTTCCTGGCGTTATGGCTGGTGTATTGATCTTTGGTGTTATCAATTACGGCTTAACCTTCATTGGTGTAGGACCTTATTTCCAGCTTATTATTAAAGGCGCTATCATCGTTGCAGCTGTTGCTATTGATGCTCGTAAATTTGTAGCTAAGAAGTAA